The DNA sequence TGCGCAGTCGCCGCATCTATGGTTGCATGCGCTCGGGGGGGCAACTATCAGAAAGGGATTCCTATGACTCAGGTCCCACTTACTGCAAGCACCCAATCCGACAGCCCTGTGATGCCAAAGAAGGCCAAGACCGCAGCCAATCTGCTGCTGGCGCTGGCGATCTTCAAGACGGCAGTTATTTTAATCGTCCTGGGCGTCATATCGGCTCGAGATGACCAGATCGACGATGTGGGAAAGGTGATGATGGCAGTGTGGCTGGGGCTTTATATTCCTGGTATTGTGCTGGCGATTTTCTCGTCAGTGCAACTCCGCGCCGGCCACAGTGTGCGGGCATTTGGCATCATCGCGATGCTGCTCCTGCTGGTGCCGGGCGATATTGTCACGATCTTGTTAATCGTTCTTGGCTTCATCTCGCTGATGTCCCGTGAAACCAGGGAGTGGTTGGCGGCGAAAGCGACTTCCCGTTGCGACTGATCCTTGGCTGCGGCCTCAGGTAGAAACCGCTCCCGCATGGCGAATCGCTGACTGGCGGCGGTATAATCTCGTCGTAGTCGGAGCGGGTGGCAAGAAAGGGACTGATGGCCGGATTTCGATCATGGAGGCGCGGGCAGTGGCGGTGGGATGTCGCTGCGCCGTTTGACGGCGCGGCCGATATGGCGCGGCAGTTAGGGACGGCGCCGCTGGTGGCCCAGATCCTTCATAATCGCGGGGTGGTCAACGAGGCGGCGGGCAGGGCCTTTCTCAATCCCAAGCTCACCGACCTGCACGACCCGGCGATGCTGGCAGGGGCAGAGGCGGCGGCGGAGCGCATCGTCGCGGCGGTCCGCAACAAAGAGCCCATCGTTATCTACGGCGACTATGACGTCGACGGCATGACGGCCACGGCGATTCTGCACGCGTGCATCGTGATGATCGGCGGCCGGGCGGATTACTACGTGCCGCACCGGCTTGAGGAAGGCTACGGCGTCAACGTCGAGGCCATGCGCAAGATCGTCGCCGGCGGGGCCAAGCTTGTTATCACGGTCGACTGCGGGATCAGCGCCCTCGAGCCGCTGACGGAAGCGGCGGCCGCCGGCGTGGACGTGATCGTGACGGACCATCACATTCCCGGTCCGCAGTTGCCGCACGCCTGCGCGATCGTGCATCCGGCGCTGGGCACGCCGGCGTATCCCAACCCGGATTTGTCCGGCGCGGGCGTGGCGTTCAAGGTGGCCTGGCAGGTTGCACGGGCGCACTGCGGGGCCGTCAAGGTCAACGAGACACTCAAAGAGTTCCTGCTCAACGCCACGTGCCTGGCCGCGCTGGGCACGATTGCCGACGTGGTGCCACTGGTGGGGGAGAACCGGGCTTTGGCGACGTTTGGCCTGCGGGGGCTTCCGGCGAGCAAGCAGGCGGGCCTGCGGGCGCTGATCGAGTCGGCCAGCCTGACCGGGCAGAGCCTCGGGGCGTACGACGTGGGATTCAAGCTGGCCCCGCGGCTCAACGCGTGCGGGCGCATGGGGCACGCCCGCGACGCGGTGGAAATGCTCACCGGCGAGGACGAGACGCGATGCCGCGCCATCGCCAAAGATCTTTCGCAGAAGAACACCGAGCGCCAGACCGTCGAGCGCCAGATCGCCGCCGAGGCCGTCGAGATGGTCCGCGCCCGCGGACTCGATGGAGACGCCAACCGCGTGATCGTGCTGGCCAGCCCCGCCTGGCACGGCGGGGTGATCGGGATCGTCGCCAGCCGCCTGGTCGACCAGTTCCACCGTCCGGCGGTGCTGATCTCGCTCAACGGCAGCGGCGGCCAGGGCTCCGCGAGGAGCATCCCCGGGTTCCACATGGCCGACGCGCTGTCGGCATGCGGCGCTCACCTGATCAGCTTCGGCGGCCACGCGATGGCCGGAGGCCTGCGCATCGAAGAGGCCAACGTGCCCGCCTTTGTCGAGGCGATGTCCACCTACGCCGCCACGGCCGTCAGCGACCGCCAGATGACCTCCGCGTTGCAGATCGACGCGGAGGTTTCGCTCTCGTCGTTGAACTACATGGCCGTCGATCACCTGGCGCGTCTGGCGCCGTTCGGCCAGGGCAATCCCGCGCCGCTGGTGGCCGTTCGCGGCTGCCGGGTCCTCGTGCCGCCCAAGCGCATGGGCAAGAGCGGCCAGACGGTGGGCCTGATGCTCGCCCAGGGCGACGTTCGGATGCGCGCGGTGGGCTTCAACATGGGCGACCTGTGCGACGAGATGGCGGCAGTGAATACGATCGACGTCGCCGCCCGCCCGTCCCTGAACACCTTCAACGGCAACACCAGCATCGAACTGCAACTCGAAGACGTGACGTGGTGAGTCGCTAGGCCGCCGGCGGCTCAGCGTCCTTCTTGGCTCGAAGTCTCCGCCAGGCGCCGCCGATTGGGCCTGAGAGTGAGAACGCCAGTGACAGCAGGGCCATGGCGACGAAGGGTTGCCACAGCGCCAGCAGCAGCACGACCAGCAGCTTGACCAGATAGGTCACGGGGCGGCGGCCGCGGAAGGTCTGGTTGATCACGTGGCTGTACTGGAACCGCGAGACCATCAGCAGTCCCAGGACCAGCGTCATGACGGGCATGAAGGCCGCGGCGATGCCCAGAAAGAACGGATCGGCGGCCGGCGCTGTCGCCGGCGCCGCAGCGGTCGCCATGGGCAGGGCGGGGTCGCTGGCCAACTGGTGCAGCAGCAGCGTCATGGCGACAATGGGAGCCGCGGCCCCGGGAGAGGGCAGGCCTCGGAACTTCATGTGGGCCGACTCGTCGGGCTGGTTCTCGACATTGAACCGCGCCAGTCTCAAAGCGGTGCATGAGAGATAGATCGCGGCGATGGCCCAGATCACGCGCTCGATACCCGGACCCGCCCAGGACACGTCGGACTGCCGCAGCGCCATCACGCTGGTGCGCAGCATCAGTATCGCCGGGGCCGCGCCGAAGCTCAGCACGTCCGAGAGGCTGTCGAGCTGGCCGCCGAAGTCGCTGGTCTGGCGCGTCATGCGCGCCACGCGCCCGTCGAGCATGTCGCAGATCATCGCAAAGGCAATCATCCAGGCCGCCAGCGCCAGGTTCTCCAGCGTGGCCGAGCCCAGGGCGTCCTTGGTGGCGAAATGAATCGACGCCAGTCCGAAGAGGCCGTTGCCCAGGGTGAACATCGCCGGAAGCACGGCGGTGCGTCGCAGGAGCCTCCGCCGCGGGTTGCGTCGGCGGTGGAATCGTTCGAGCAGGCGGCGGCGCGGTGGTTGCGTCGAGTCGGCGGCATCGGGCGGAGGCAGGTCTGTCATCGCGGTTCTCCCGGGGGCGCTGCGCGCATGGCCCAGGCGGCTTTGAGCAGCGCCGTCCGTCCGGCAAAGACGCGCGCGCCGACCTTGACGCACATTTCACCTACCAGAGTGTCGGGCACCATCAGCTCCAGTCGCGAGCCGAACTTGATCATGCCGATGCGCTGTCCGCGCAGGAGCATCTGCCCGACCTCCAGGTCGGTCACGATTCGCCGCGCCAGCAGCCCGGCCACCTGGCGAACCACCACCGGGTACTCTTCATCCTGGCACAGGTGCGTGATGAAAATGCTGGTGGATTCGTTGCGTTCGAAGGCGGCGGGGCGACGCACGTCCATGAACGATCCGGCGTGATGCTCGACGCGTTCGACGCGGCCGCTCAGCGGGGCGCGATTGACGTGTACGTTCACCACATTCATGAAGATGCCGATCTTCACGCCGCGGCAGCCCAGCGGGCTGTCTGGGCCGATCAGCGTGATGTCCGCCACCCGTCCGTCCGCCGGCGAGACGAACAGACCCTCGCCCTCGGGCGGCTGGCGCTCGGGGTCGCGAAAGAACACCAGCACCCAGACGAAGAACGCCCCAGGTATGACCGCCAGCAGCCACAGGGGCGTTCCCCAGGCCGCCGCGGCGGCGGCAATCAACAGCACGACGCCGGCCGTGATCATCATCAAGATGATCACGGTGCGCAGACCGTAACGGGTTAGTCCCAAGACGCTCATGGCAAATCCCCTCGCTCCTGTATTTATACGGTACCGCAGAGACCCGGCGAAGTCAAACCGCCTCCCAATGTATAGAATGGTTTGACCTTCAAAGGCCCAATGCATGAAATCAATGCCGGCGTGGACATTCTCAATGCTATCCGCTCTGGCGGCAGCGGCGGCTGAGCCGCCCGCCGCGCCGGCTTGGCCAGGCGCCGGAGCGGCCGGGGAGACGGTACAGGCTGAACTGTTGTGCGACTCGACCGCCATCGCCGCCGGCAGCACGTTCCGGTTGGGCGTCCTGCTGACGATAAAACCGGCGTGGCACGTCTACTGGAAGAACCCCGGCGACTCGGGCGCTGCTACGGAAATCAAATTCACCCTGCCCGAGGGCTTCACCGTCTCGCCGCTGCGGTGGCCGGCGCCGTTGCGGATGGAACTGCCCGGCAACATCGTTAACTTTGGTTACGAGCGCCAGGTGCTGCTGAGCGTGGAGGTCCAGGCCCCGACCGCGTTGGCGGCCGGGCCTGTCGCCGCGCAGGCGGAAGTATCGTGGTCGGCCTGCAACAGCGAGCAGTGTGTTTTG is a window from the Planctomycetaceae bacterium genome containing:
- the recJ gene encoding single-stranded-DNA-specific exonuclease RecJ; protein product: MAGFRSWRRGQWRWDVAAPFDGAADMARQLGTAPLVAQILHNRGVVNEAAGRAFLNPKLTDLHDPAMLAGAEAAAERIVAAVRNKEPIVIYGDYDVDGMTATAILHACIVMIGGRADYYVPHRLEEGYGVNVEAMRKIVAGGAKLVITVDCGISALEPLTEAAAAGVDVIVTDHHIPGPQLPHACAIVHPALGTPAYPNPDLSGAGVAFKVAWQVARAHCGAVKVNETLKEFLLNATCLAALGTIADVVPLVGENRALATFGLRGLPASKQAGLRALIESASLTGQSLGAYDVGFKLAPRLNACGRMGHARDAVEMLTGEDETRCRAIAKDLSQKNTERQTVERQIAAEAVEMVRARGLDGDANRVIVLASPAWHGGVIGIVASRLVDQFHRPAVLISLNGSGGQGSARSIPGFHMADALSACGAHLISFGGHAMAGGLRIEEANVPAFVEAMSTYAATAVSDRQMTSALQIDAEVSLSSLNYMAVDHLARLAPFGQGNPAPLVAVRGCRVLVPPKRMGKSGQTVGLMLAQGDVRMRAVGFNMGDLCDEMAAVNTIDVAARPSLNTFNGNTSIELQLEDVTW
- a CDS encoding CDP-alcohol phosphatidyltransferase family protein codes for the protein MTDLPPPDAADSTQPPRRRLLERFHRRRNPRRRLLRRTAVLPAMFTLGNGLFGLASIHFATKDALGSATLENLALAAWMIAFAMICDMLDGRVARMTRQTSDFGGQLDSLSDVLSFGAAPAILMLRTSVMALRQSDVSWAGPGIERVIWAIAAIYLSCTALRLARFNVENQPDESAHMKFRGLPSPGAAAPIVAMTLLLHQLASDPALPMATAAAPATAPAADPFFLGIAAAFMPVMTLVLGLLMVSRFQYSHVINQTFRGRRPVTYLVKLLVVLLLALWQPFVAMALLSLAFSLSGPIGGAWRRLRAKKDAEPPAA
- a CDS encoding phosphatidylserine decarboxylase; this translates as MSVLGLTRYGLRTVIILMMITAGVVLLIAAAAAAWGTPLWLLAVIPGAFFVWVLVFFRDPERQPPEGEGLFVSPADGRVADITLIGPDSPLGCRGVKIGIFMNVVNVHVNRAPLSGRVERVEHHAGSFMDVRRPAAFERNESTSIFITHLCQDEEYPVVVRQVAGLLARRIVTDLEVGQMLLRGQRIGMIKFGSRLELMVPDTLVGEMCVKVGARVFAGRTALLKAAWAMRAAPPGEPR
- a CDS encoding protein-disulfide reductase DsbD domain-containing protein, with protein sequence MLSALAAAAAEPPAAPAWPGAGAAGETVQAELLCDSTAIAAGSTFRLGVLLTIKPAWHVYWKNPGDSGAATEIKFTLPEGFTVSPLRWPAPLRMELPGNIVNFGYERQVLLSVEVQAPTALAAGPVAAQAEVSWSACNSEQCVLGQASLRSSLKTADRQVPDRDAQTIFGHWDKTLPVTAAQAGLTVRVEGGIVPPAGSGSVTIRLSGLKLPAGAAVVIDAPGNVVIEKAVIKPDPSDGARITFNAKTPGKAAPPAKMEVVVVYPGDDGRQHGIRLDVPLMAAMNKT